DNA sequence from the Hoylesella buccalis ATCC 35310 genome:
CATCCATGTTTCATATTTGGCAACGAGGGCGATGTTGGGACGCTCGTCGGCAAGAATCATGGAGAAAAGTCGGTCAGAGAAGATGAGGTCCGACTCTATCAAGAGCGTGTCGTCTTCTTGCATTTGCTCCTTTACCAACGACAATGAATAAATATTATTGGTGCGGTCGTAAATAGGATTTTCTACATATTCTATCTTTAGAGCGTCTGCATATCGCTCTCCGATGTGGTGGATGAGTTCTTTTCCCTTATAGCCCACCACAATCAATACACGCTTTAGATGCAATGCGGAGAGTTGCGTAAGCACGCGGTCAATGAGCCTTACCCCATTAACGGGTACCATACATTTGGTGTTTTCCTTGGTGTAGCTTCCTAAGCGACGCCCCATTCCTGCGGCTAATATAATGGCTTGCATGTGTTAAATTTCTGCTTTGATTTTCAATAATGAGCAAATATACATAAAAATATGGATTTAGGGGATGCCCTTAGCGCTTTTTCTTCCATTTAGAAAGAATGGCTGTCTGGCATTCGCGAAGTATCTCTGCTTTGGCAATGCGCATGATGACGTAATACAAAACAGCAGCCATTATCACCCTGACGACTAATAATGGGAGCAGATGAGTGATGCTCAGCGTGGCATAGTAGGTCACAATCATGACCCCTGATGCACTGACTGCAAAGGGCAACACATCCTTAAAAAACTGCGGAAGCGTGTATCCCGTGGACTTTCTCACGAAGTAGAACCACACAAAAAGCCAACTCACGTTGAGGCATACATAGGCAATAACCATGTTGCGGATGCCGTATGGCCACAGCAATAGCATGAGGACGATTTGCAATACGCCCAAGGCAACGGTGCAACCAAGGTAGATATTGGCTTTCCCTTTGCTGATGATGAGGTTCGACATCAGTGTGATGAGGGGAAAAACAGCCCCACTCACGCACAACAGCCGAAGGAGTTGGGCACTTGGAAGCCATTTCTCGGTAATGGTAAGCACGATGAATTCGCGCGATACCAGTCCCAATCCCAACAAGAGGGGGAAACTGAGAAATGCCGAAAAGCGCATCATCTTGCGAAAAGCGTGCAGCTGTCGGTCAGCCTCGTTCTTTAGTTCAACGAGTACAGGTTGTGCTACTTGGTTCACCATGCTTTGCACCAACTGAAATCCTTTGCTGTCCCATTGGTAGGCTTGGTTGTATTGTCCCACGTCGTGTTTGGTGTATAACCTGCCCAACAGAATGTTCAGCACGTTGTTGTTGACTTGGGTAATGAGCGTGGTGAGTAGGATTTTGAATGAAAACTTGAACATTCGTCTCACGGGAGCAAACGAAATGTGGTGTACGGAGGGTCGCCAAGGCGAATAATGCCAATAGAGGAGGGTACACAGCAGGATGTACACCAAACTCTGAGTGGCTAATGACCAATAACGAAAACCGCCCCACGCCATCAGTACTCCCGTGATGCTCGACAGCAATACGGCAACGATGTTGGCTTTGGCTTGTTGCTTGGCGTGTAAATTCTTGAACAGCCATGCCGATTGGGCGGTGCCGAACGAGGCGAAGAGGATGCCTAAAAAACTGTATCGGCACAAGGATGTCAGGGCTGGCGTGTCGTAGAAAGAGGCTATCAGAGGAGCGGATAGGAACAAAACGATGTACAAGGTGCCGCCAACCAAGATGTTGAACCAAAACACAGCGTTGTAGTCATCGTGGGTAGGGGATTTCATATTGGTGAT
Encoded proteins:
- a CDS encoding lipopolysaccharide biosynthesis protein, with product MTETLKEKTTKGIFWGAMSNITLQLVGVVFGIMLGRILSDEDYGMMAMIAIFQLVAIALQNSGFTVAITNMKSPTHDDYNAVFWFNILVGGTLYIVLFLSAPLIASFYDTPALTSLCRYSFLGILFASFGTAQSAWLFKNLHAKQQAKANIVAVLLSSITGVLMAWGGFRYWSLATQSLVYILLCTLLYWHYSPWRPSVHHISFAPVRRMFKFSFKILLTTLITQVNNNVLNILLGRLYTKHDVGQYNQAYQWDSKGFQLVQSMVNQVAQPVLVELKNEADRQLHAFRKMMRFSAFLSFPLLLGLGLVSREFIVLTITEKWLPSAQLLRLLCVSGAVFPLITLMSNLIISKGKANIYLGCTVALGVLQIVLMLLLWPYGIRNMVIAYVCLNVSWLFVWFYFVRKSTGYTLPQFFKDVLPFAVSASGVMIVTYYATLSITHLLPLLVVRVIMAAVLYYVIMRIAKAEILRECQTAILSKWKKKR